The DNA region AGGAGGTCGATGGCCGCCTCGTCCTCGATCTTGCCGGGATAGAGCGTGAAGCCGACCCAGCAGTCCGTCGTCAGGGAGGTCTCGATGGTGTACTCAGTATTGTGGTCGATGACGATGCGTTCCTGGGTGACGCCCTCGTCTTCGATGATGTCGACGATTCGTTCCGTTCCCTCGGGTTTGTTCGTGTGTGGCGTGTGGATTATTACGGGGAGTTCGCGCTCTTCTGCCATTCGTAGCTGGGTACGGAAGGCCCACTCCTCGTCGTCGGTGCCCTGATCGAAACCGATCTCGCCGAGGCCGACGACGTTCTCGCGGTCGAGGTACTCCGGCAGACGGTCCAGCACTTCCTCGGCCATCTCGCGGTAGTTCGCCTCCTTGGGCTCCAGCCCGATGGTCACGTAGTGGTCCATTCCGCCGGCGCGCTCGGCGCGCGCGGTCTCGAAGTCGATGATCTGCTCGAAGTAATCGAAGAACGAGCCCGCGTGCT from Halococcus sediminicola includes:
- a CDS encoding TatD family hydrolase; translation: MEIIDPHMHMVSRSADDYARARRAGIECCIEPAFWSGTDKQHAGSFFDYFEQIIDFETARAERAGGMDHYVTIGLEPKEANYREMAEEVLDRLPEYLDRENVVGLGEIGFDQGTDDEEWAFRTQLRMAEERELPVIIHTPHTNKPEGTERIVDIIEDEGVTQERIVIDHNTEYTIETSLTTDCWVGFTLYPGKIEDEAAIDLLEEYGTDKMLFNSAADWDPSDPLAVPKARDKMLDRGWEHEEVKKVVFDNPYEFFDQSSNFEYER